In Engraulis encrasicolus isolate BLACKSEA-1 chromosome 24, IST_EnEncr_1.0, whole genome shotgun sequence, a single genomic region encodes these proteins:
- the bmpr1aa gene encoding bone morphogenetic protein receptor, type IAa, translated as MHGTVVFLVETLVCMLLMLRAQAGQGQNPDHMLHGTGVKEAGRAADGSTVAPEDAERFLSCYCSGHCPEDAKNNTCMTNGQCFAIIEEDEHGEVFLTSGCMRFEGSHFQCKDSHKALTRRTIECCQQDFCNRDLQPTLPPLPDPENPHWLAFMISMTVCCCTLVCITVVCYYRYKWQTERQRYHRDLEQDEAFIPVGESLKDLINQSQTSGSGSGLPLLVQRTIAKQIQTVRLIGKGRYGEVWLGRWRGEKVAVKVFFTREEASWFRETEIYQTVLMRHENILCFIAADINGTGASTQLYLITDYHENGSLTDYLKFTTLDTAALLRLAYSAACGLCHLHTEIYGTQGKPAIAHRDLKSKNILVKKNGTCCIADLGLAVKFNSDTNEVDVPLSTRVGTRRYMAPEVLEESMNKNHFQAYIMADIYSYGLVVWEMARRCVTGGIVEEYQLPYQEMVPPDPSYEDMLEVVCVKGLRPTVSNRWNSDECLRAVLKLMCECWAHNPASRLTILRVKKTLAKMVESQDIKI; from the exons ATGCACGGAACTGTAGTATTCCTGGTCGAGACGTTGGTCTGCATGCTGCTGATGCTCCGGGCTCAAG cGGGCCAGGGCCAGAACCCGGACCACATGCTGCACGGCACGGGCGTGAAGGAGGCGGGCCGCGCGGCAGACGGCAGCACGGTGGCCCCGGAGGACGCCGAGCGCTTCCTCAGCTGCTACTGCTCCGGACACTGCCCCGAGGACGCCAAGAACAACACGTGCAT GACCAATGGCCAGTGCTTTGCCATCATTGAGGAGGATGAGCACGGCGAGGTGTTCCTCACGTCGGGCTGCATGAGGTTCGAGGGATCCCACTTCCAGTGCAAG GACTCCCACAAGGCTCTGACAAGGAGGACCATTGAGTGCTGCCAACAAGACTTCTGTAACCGAGACCTGCAGCCCACCCTGCCCCCGCTCCCCgacccag AGAACCCCCACTGGCTGGCCTTCATGATCTCCATGACGGTCTGCTGCTGCACCCTCGTCTGTATTACAGTCGTCTGCTACTACAG GTACAAGTGGCAGACGGAGCGTCAGCGTTACCATAGGGACCTGGAGCAGGACGAGGCCTTCATCCCGGTGGGGGAGTCTCTGAAGGACCTCATCAACCAGTCCCAGACCTCCGGCAGTGGCTCCGGACTCCCTCTGCTG GTTCAGCGCACCATAGCCAAACAGATCCAGACCGTGCGTCTGATTGGCAAGGGCCGCTACGGGGAGGTGTGGCTGGGCCGCTGGCGTGGGGAGAAGGTGGCCGTCAAGGTCTTCTTCACGCGCGAGGAGGCCAGCTGGTTCAGGGAGACCGAGATCTACCAGACCGTCCTCATGAGACATGAAAACATCCTGT gcTTCATTGCGGCGGACATCAACGGCACGGGCGCCTCCACGCAGCTGTACCTGATCACGGACTACCACGAGAACGGCTCGCTGACGGACTACCTAAAGTTCACCACGCTGGACACGGCGGCACTGCTGCGTCTGGCCTACTCTGCCGCCTGCGGCCTCTGCCACCTGCACACCGAGATCTACGGCACGCAGGGCAAGCCCGCCATCGCCCACCGCGACCTCAAGAGCAAGAACATCCTGGTCAAGAAGAACGGCACGTGTTGCATCGCCGACCTGGGCCTGGCCGTCAAGTTCAACAG TGACACCAATGAGGTGGACGTGCCTCTGAGTACGCGTGTGGGCACGCGGCGCTACATGGCGCCTGAGGTGCTGGAGGAGAGCATGAATAAGAACCACTTCCAGGCCTACATCATGGCTGACATCTATAGCTACGGCCTGGTGGTCTGGGAGATGGCCCGACGCTGCGTCACCGGAG GCATAGTGGAGGAGTACCAGCTGCCGTACCAGGAGATGGTTCCCCCCGACCCCTCCTACGAGGACATGCTGGAGGTGGTGTGTGTCAAGGGGCTCAGGCCCACCGTCTCCAACCGCTGGAACAGCGACGag TGTTTGCGAGCCGTACTGAAGCTGATGTGCGAGTGCTGGGCCCACAACCCCGCCTCCCGCCTCACCATCCTCCGAGTCAAGAAGACCCTCGCCAAGATGGTGGAGTCGCAAGACATCAAGATCTGA